A window from Chaetodon trifascialis isolate fChaTrf1 chromosome 5, fChaTrf1.hap1, whole genome shotgun sequence encodes these proteins:
- the hvcn1 gene encoding voltage-gated hydrogen channel 1, whose product MARYLRFFTAVGDEQPAQLEEEELHVDSEELSPATGQFPTTLTFRASLQRLYGCNRFQVMVVCLVILDAIFVLAELLIDLSVIKLEHGHIVPEVFHYLSLALLTFFMVELAGKLYAFRLEFFDHKFEVFDGLVVIFSFVLDIVFIFHEDAFDGLGLLILLRLWRVARIINGILVSVKTRAQQKLHKLKESYDHLVQRVTELQERNDKLEQENQKLQALLKKHSVDF is encoded by the exons ATGGCTCGGTACCTGAGGTTTTTCACCGCTGTGGGCGACGAGCAGCCGGCCCAGttggaggaagaagagctgCACGTGGACAGTGAGGAGCTGAGTCCAGCCACCGGCCAGTTTCCAACAACGCTCACCTTCAGGGCGTCACTGCAAAGGCTCTATGGCTGCAATCGCTTCCAG GTGATGGTGGTGTGTTTGGTGATCTTGGATGCTATCTTTGTTCTGGCGGAGCTGCTGATAGATCTATCGGTTATCAAGTTGGAACATGGCCACATTGTTCCTGAG GTGTTTCACTATCTGAGCCTGGCTCTCCTCACATTCTTCATGGTGGAGCTGGCTGGTAAACTGTACGCTTTCCGTTTGGAGTTCTTTGACCACAAGTTTGAGGTGTTTGATGGTTTGGTGGTGATATTTTCCTTCGTGCTGGACATTGTCTTCATCTTTCATGAGGACGCCTTTGATGGGCTAGGTCTCCTCATCCTGCTGCGACTCTGGAGGGTGGCCAGAATTATCAACG GTATCCTGGTGTCAGTGAAGACTCGCGCCCAACAGAAGCTCCACAAGCTGAAGGAGAGCTACGACCACCTGGTTCAGAGAGTCACAGAGCTCCAGGAGCGCAATGACAAACTG